A single region of the Ascaphus truei isolate aAscTru1 chromosome 6, aAscTru1.hap1, whole genome shotgun sequence genome encodes:
- the ZBTB44 gene encoding zinc finger and BTB domain-containing protein 44 isoform X4 codes for MLIHSGIKPFQCDRCGKKFTRAYSLKMHRLKHEGKRCFRCQICSATFTSFGEYKHHMRVSRHIIRKPRIYECKTCGAMFTNSGNLIVHLRSLNHEASELANYFQSSDFLVPDYLSQEQEEALGQYELAEHGFESNSSVQMPVISQVSSTQNCESTFPLGSLGGLAEKEEDEEEIAEPTKSSTMEETSRDDPPKTEVASIAIE; via the exons GCATTAAACCATTTCAGTGTGACCGCTGCGGGAAAAAATTCACTCGGGCTTACTCCCTAAAGATGCATCGGCTGAAACACGAAGGTAAACGCTGTTTCCGGTGCCAGATTTGTAGCGCCACATTCACTTCCTTCGGGGAATACAAACACCACATGCGGGTTTCCCGGCACATTATCCGCAAGCCTCGGATATACGAGTGCAAAACATGCGGCGCCATGTTCACCAACTCTGGAAATTTAATCGTGCACCTGAGGAGCCTGAACCATGAAGCGTCAGAGCTAGCAAACTACTTCCAGAGCAG CGATTTCCTAGTCCCGGATTACTTgagccaggagcaggaagaggcCCTTGGACAGTACGAGCTGGCAGAACATGGCTTTGAGAGCAACTCCTCTGTCCAAATGCCTGTCATTTCCCAGGTCTCCTCCACGCAGAACTGCGAGAGCACTTTCCCCCTGGGATCCCTGGGCGGGCTGGCAGAGAAAGAGGAGGACGAGGAAGAAATAGCAGAGCCTACAAAATCCAGCACCATGGAAGAAACCAGCAGAGATGACCCCCCGAAAACAGAGGTGGCTTCCATTGCTATTGAATAG